The Pyrenophora tritici-repentis strain M4 chromosome 3, whole genome shotgun sequence genome has a window encoding:
- a CDS encoding SPRY domain containing protein codes for MLPQELLQAGPPPTTLHKAYYPSVHAPSAPPSMLTGHRNSHHDVIRIQSNSLGSTAKGIMIGIFSVLGAAGVCLIIAAIVYYFRYTNQGRIFLDRITRPGEYDDEQQFAKEEAEALEEMDDLQRTEYMRAKAFVQANPPESVQTDISLSQFLAIQEKGVSAWEFEPELEIANCFVEGRTEIEFFDSECSVQSNLPIPKQNEVYYWEAKVYEKPENTSIAIGVTTKPYPLFRLPGYHKSSISYMSNGNRRHNQPFHPSAYGPAYVQGDVIGVGYRPRTGTLFFTRNGKKLEDVAHGLKTQNFFPTVGANGPCQVHVNFGQMGFVFIEANVKKWGLAPQTGSLAPPPPYGSEQGSILLDSGREGIREGMGGSYMQAGFGHGRSSSHQMRLGRQVPTSPGPQRSPTDISLAALSLVDSNEDIGEGSSEDHRTTIAADQGLGFLQPGELPPEYTSPVGSPSLRTTADRQHGYWGERASLLQNQQPTGQTSPPVPSYDAAMANTPEIQRPTIRVRSATEAGVRPRPRHL; via the exons ATGCTTCCCCAGGAACTATTACAGGCCGGACCGCCGCCGACGACGCTCCATAAGGCCTACTATCCCAGCGTCCACGCCCCATCCGCACCGCCCTCAATGCTCACAGGACACCGAAACTCACACCACGATGTCATACGGATACAGAGCAACTCACTCGGTTCCACGGCCAAGGGAATCATGATCGGCATCTTCTCCGTGCTGGGCGCTGCGGGAGTGTGTCTCATCATCGCCGCCATTGTTTACTATTTCCGATACACCAACCAAGGCCGCATCTTCCTCGACCGGATAACACGGCCGGGTGAATATGACGATGAGCAGCAATTTGCCAAGGAGGAGGCCGAGGCACTGGAGGAAATGGACGATTTGCAGAGAACAGAGTATATGAGGGCAAAAG CCTTTGTGCAGGCTAACCCGCCCGAGTCCGTCCAGACCGACATATCCCTCTCACAGTTCCTGGCTATCCAAGAGAAGGGTGTATCGGCCTGGGAATTCGAGCCAGAACTCGAGATTGCAAACTGCTTCGTAGAGGGCCGGACTGAAATCGAATTCTTCGACTCTGAGTGCAGCGTCCAAAGCAACCTACCCATACCAAAACAGAACGAGGTCTACTACTGGGAAGCCAAGGTCTACGAGAAGCCCGAGAACACTAGCATCGCGATTGGCGTGACAACGAAGCCGTACCCGCTTTTCAGGCTACCAG GTTACCACAAGTCTTCGATATCATACATGTCTAACGGAAATCGCCGACACAACCAGCCCTTCCACCCTTCTGCCTATGGTCCTGCTTACGTCCAAGGAGATGTCATCGGTGTTGGATATCGCCCTCGAACCGGAACCTTGTTCTTCACCCGAAACGGCAAGAAGCTCGAGGACGTCGCCCACGGTCTCAAGACACAAAACTTCTTTCCCACAGTCGGTGCAAACGGCCCGTGCCAGGTACATGTCAACTTTGGCCAGATGGGCTTCGTCTTTATCGAAGCCAATGTAAAGAAGTGGGGTCTAGCACCGCAAACTGGAAGTCTcgcaccaccaccaccgtACGGAAGTGAACAAGGATCAATTTTACTGGACTCTGGTCGTGAAGGTATAAGAGAGGGCATGGGCGGAAGTTATATGCAAGCAGGATTCGGGCATGGACGGTCTAGTAGCCACCAAATGCGTCTCGGAAGACAAGTACCGACAAGTCCAGGACCCCAACGGAGTCCTACAGACATCTCACTGGCAGCCCTTAGCCTGGTAGACTCAAACGAAGACATTGGCGAAGGCTCTAGCGAGGACCACCGAACGACCATTGCAGCTGATCAAGGCCTCGGCTTCCTTCAACCTGGCGAACTTCCTCCCGAATACACTAGTCCTGTTGGCTCGCCTAGCCTAAGAACCACAGCTGATCGCCAGCATGGCTACTGGGGCGAGCGAGCTTCGCTCCTACAAAATCAACAACCAACTGGTCAAACAAGTCCGCCTGTTCCCAGTTACGATGCTGCAATGGCAAACACACCAGAGATCCAACGACCCACTATCAGAGTGCGTAGCGCAACTGAGGCTGGCGTCCGACCACGACCGAGGCATCTTTGA
- a CDS encoding UhpC, Sugar phosphate permease produces the protein MATAADYDAKASVERVSVDDDRISPTSLEAGPVDGHRKLVAPPLVEAMSVEERIQAEKRLRRKIDTRLLPMIILMYIMNYLDRNNIAAVRLAGLQDELNLTSVQYQTTVSILFVGYILMQIPSNLFLNKTGKPAIYLPTCMIVWGIISGATGACQSFGGLVACRFFLGFIEAAYFPGCLFYLSAWYTRKELGFRTAVLYSGSLISGAFGGLITAGITTNMDGTQGLRAWRWVFILEGIITVAIAATAFFILPNFPRTTSWLTEEERQLAVYRLQEDVGEDDWVSAESQTFFHGLKLALLDIKTWVFTIMLLSIVSSASVTNFFPTVVKTLGYPNIETLLLTAPPYVLAVITTYLNAWHADRTGERFFHIVGPLCVGVAAFILAAATTSTAPRYVAMMLMVPGVYTGYVVALAWISNSLPRPPAKRAAALAFINAVSNSSSIYASYMYPQPKKGQPNLTLPLSVDCATAALAIIMTVIMRIILGRLNKKLDRGEHVEGAINAVPGSGAENGFRFLV, from the exons ATGGCGACGGCGGCGGATTACGACGCAAAGGCTTCCGTGGAGCGCGTGTCGGTTGATGATGATAGGATTTCGCCCACAAGTCTGGAGGCTGGGCCTGTGGATGGGCATAGGAAGCTTGTCGCACCGCCGTTAGTGGAGGCCATGAGTGTAGAGGAGAGAATACAGGCAGAGAAAAGGTTGAGGAGAAAGATTGATACCAGGCTGCTTCCTATGATTATTTTGATGTATATTATGA ATTACCTTGACAGAAATAACATCGCTGCTGTTCGTTTGGCAGGACTACAAGATGAATTGAATCTTACTAGCGTCCAATATCAG ACAACCGTCTCCATCCTATTCGTTGGCTACATCTTAATGCAGATCCCCTCGAACCTCTTCCTCAACAAGACCGGTAAACCAGCCATCTACCTCCCCACGTGTATGATTGTCTGGGGTATTATATCTGGTGCTACAGGCGCATGCCAGAGTTTTGGCGGTCTAGTGGCGTGTCGATTTTTTCTAGGATTCATCGAAGCAGCATACTTCCCGGGCTGCTTGTTCTATCTCAGTGCGTGGTACACTAGAAAGGAGTTGGGTTTTAGGACTGCGGTGCTCTACTCTGGCTCCTTGATTTCCGGAGCATTTGGTGGATTGATTACCGCCGGCATTACCACGAATATGGACGGCACGCAGGGACTGCGCGCATGGAGATGGGTGTTCATCCTAGAAGGGATTATCACCGTCGCAATCGCTGCTACAGCATTTTTTATCCTTCCCAATTTTCCGCGGACAACCTCCTGGCTTACAGAGGAAGAGCGCCAGCTAGCCGTGTACCGACTCCAGGAAGACGTAGGCGAGGACGATTGGGTATCCGCGGAATCACAAACCTTTTTCCATGGTCTGAAGCTGGCTCTGCTCGATATCAAGACATGGGTCTTTACGATCATGCTCCTCTCGATCGTCTCCTCTGCCAGTGTTACAAACTTCTTCCCAACAGTTGTCAAAACACTCGGATACCCGAACATCGAGACGCTGTTGCTGACTGCACCGCCGTACGTACTCGCTGTCATAACAACATACCTCAACGCATGGCACGCCGATCGCACAGGCGAACGTTTCTTCCATATCGTTGGGCCTCTCTGCGTCGGCGTAGCAGCATTTATCCTCGCAGCCGCCACTACCTCCACGGCACCCCGATACGTCGCCATGATGTTGATGGTACCCGGTGTCTATACCGGCTACGTGGTTGCTTTGGCCTGGATATCGAACTCGCTCCCACGTCCACCGGCAAAGAGGGCAGCGGCCCTGGCATTCATCAACGCGGTTAGTAACTCGAGTTCCATCTATGCGAGTTATATGTATCCGCAGCCAAAGAAGGGCCAGCCGAACTTGACATTGCCGTTGAGTGTCGACTGTGCAACGGCGGCGTTGGCGATTATCATGACCGTCATTATGCGCATCATCCTCGGACGGCTGAACAAGAAGCTTGATCGAGGAGAACACGTCGAAGGGGCAATCAATGCTGTACCTGGGTCTGGGGCGGAAAACGGATTCAGGTTTTTGGTGTAA
- a CDS encoding hydrolase produces MPQILKIASAQSRTLSTTAETIDALEATTKRAATQGIDVLLFPEAYLGGYPRTCTFGAAVGARAPEGREQYLHYFKDAVDLGDTPSGAGQDWVDKKLGLPKGRDYRGDGTREELERIARETGVFIITGLVEKSGGTLYCGVVFVDPKMGCLGKRRKVMPTGSERLIWGMGSASTLRAVTTEIKGVKLCMGSAICWENYMPLLRQSLYSQNVNLWFAPTADARDTWAALMRTVGCEGRCFVLSSNQCVKRRHLPPWISEGKKEDQTESHSNGDESGVGRRMSQPRTGAARRRSTITKTPEGHEICLPLPIGEAPVTDDNSSAIDSTPHFATEDAASLKQQPCTQRKSSYGYREDFVSRGGSMIVSPLGEVIAGPLWEEEDELLVAEVDFEDCERGRLDFDSAGSYSRMDSFKLIVEGLDLSPPPL; encoded by the coding sequence ATGCCTCAAATCCTCAAAATCGCTTCCGCGCAATCGCGCACCCTCTCCACAACGGCCGAAACCATCGACGCGCTCGAAGCTACCACCAAACGCGCCGCCACCCAGGGGATTGATGTACTTTTGTTCCCCGAAGCATACCTGGGCGGATATCCTCGTACTTGTACTTTTGGCGCAGCGGTTGGCGCACGCGCTCCCGAAGGCCGCGAACAGTACTTGCACTATTTCAAGGATGCTGTCGATCTGGGCGATACACCGAGCGGCGCTGGGCAAGATTGGGTAGACAAGAAGCTGGGATTACCCAAGGGTAGAGATTATAGGGGCGATGGGACaagagaagagctggaaaGAATTGCGAGAGAGACGGGTGTCTTTATCATTACCGGCTTGGTGGAGAAGTCTGGTGGGACATTGTATTGCGGAGTCGTCTTTGTAGACCCTAAAATGGGCTGCCTGGGCAAGAGACGCAAGGTCATGCCTACCGGTAGCGAAAGGCTGATTTGGGGAATGGGGAGTGCGAGCACTCTGAGGGCTGTCACAACGGAGATCAAGGGGGTGAAGCTATGCATGGGGTCGGCCATTTGCTGGGAGAACTACATGCCCCTACTGCGGCAGAGCCTGTACAGCCAGAACGTTAACCTATGGTTCGCGCCAACAGCAGACGCGCGTGATACCTGGGCCGCTCTGATGCGGACGGTGGGGTGCGAGGGCCGCTGCTTCGTTCTGAGTTCCAATCAATGTGTTAAGAGGAGACATCTTCCTCCCTGGATATCGGAAGGAAAGAAAGAGGACCAGACAGAGTCACACAGCAATGGAGACGAGAGTGGTGTCGGAAGAAGAATGTCACAACCACGCACTGGGGCTGCAAGACGACGGAGCACCATTACGAAGACGCCGGAAGGCCATGAGATATGTTTGCCACTTCCCATAGGTGAAGCACCCGTGACAGACGACAATTCTTCAGCCATCGACTCAACACCGCATTTTGCGACCGAAGATGCAGCCAGTCTCAAGCAGCAACCTTGTACACAAAGAAAATCATCATATGGATATCGCGAAGACTTTGTGTCTCGTGGCGGCTCAATGATTGTCTCACCCCTTGGAGAAGTCATCGCCGGTCCGCTATGggaagaagaggatgagCTGCTGGTGGCGGAAGTTGACTTTGAAGACTGTGAGCGCGGAAGGCTCGACTTTGACTCTGCGGGAAGCTACTCGCGCATGGACAGCTTCAAGCTGATTGTGGAAGGTCTTGATCTTAGCCCACCCCCGCTTTGA
- a CDS encoding Fbp, Fructose-1,6-bisphosphatase, protein MRAAAESPAYLALINNFITQKYTLRYSGGLVPDVVHALVKGHGVYVSPVTAQSKAKLRRLYELAPIALIVECAGGMALDSATGKRVLETSVEDTDERGGLICGNTEEVEAVKKALLG, encoded by the coding sequence ATGCGTGCAGCTGCCGAGTCACCCGCATATCTGGCCCTGATCAACAACTTCATCACACAAAAGTACACGCTTCGCTATAGTGGTGGGTTGGTTCCGGATGTTGTACATGCGCTGGTCAAGGGACATGGTGTTTATGTGTCGCCTGTTACCGCGCAGAGCAAGGCTAAACTAAGGAGGCTGTATGAATTAGCGCCCATTGCGCTTATTGTAGAGTGTGCAGGGGGCATGGCGTTGGACTCTGCGACAGGAAAGAGGGTGTTGGAGACGAGTGTTGAGGATACCGATGAGCGCGGTGGTCTAATCTGCGGAAATACGGAAGAGGTAGAAGCTGTAAAGAAGGCACTCCTAGGATGA